TCATGCTGCGCAGCGCGTGCAAGATTTCGCTGTCGCCGGACAGCTGCATCCGCCAGAGCCAGAGCTTGTACCTGCGCATCGGTCCGCGCGCGCTGCTGATCTCGCGCTTTCTCCCCGGAGCCAGCGCGCTGACCACCACGATGGCCGGGATGACCCGTACACCGCCGCCGCGCTTTCTCGGCTACGATTGCGCCGGCGCCGCGCTGTGGGCCGGCTCGGCCCTGATGATCGGCAGCATCTTCAGCGACGCGGTGGACCATGTGCTCGGCTGGCTCACCCAATACGCCAGCCTTGGCGCGGCACTGCTGTTCGGCGCCTTCGCCCTGTTCATCACCTGGAAACTCTGGCAGCGCTTCAGCCTGCTGCGCCGCACTTCGCGGATCCCGCGCATCAGCGTCGGCGAGCTGCGCGCCCGCCTCGACGCCGGCCAGCCGCCCTTGATCCTCGACGTACGTGCGCAGCTCGATGGCGAAGCGATCCCCGGCTCCATCCCGTTCGGCCTCGACACGCC
This Pseudomonas sp. ATCC 13867 DNA region includes the following protein-coding sequences:
- a CDS encoding VTT domain-containing protein produces the protein MHELQPLIQQHGLSLLFLNVLLEQLGLPIPAYPALIVAGALALQGSGVPLGEALAVAVVACLIADFIWYFAGRHYGGFMLRSACKISLSPDSCIRQSQSLYLRIGPRALLISRFLPGASALTTTMAGMTRTPPPRFLGYDCAGAALWAGSALMIGSIFSDAVDHVLGWLTQYASLGAALLFGAFALFITWKLWQRFSLLRRTSRIPRISVGELRARLDAGQPPLILDVRAQLDGEAIPGSIPFGLDTPLDQLHGSLEGQDVVIYCACPHELSAAMLAERLQASGHPRAWALSGGLDAWHAQGPR